Proteins encoded together in one Prunus dulcis chromosome 3, ALMONDv2, whole genome shotgun sequence window:
- the LOC117623357 gene encoding uncharacterized protein LOC117623357 isoform X1 has product MDFFKVKKFRKAHKPEPENVSEDNPVPQPEEPRKESGDDFGKSANADSIAEAEDDDDDFITEEVKRRLKELRRNSFMVLIPEEESFPEEDEEEEHGETSSNEWRDVEAEGRQWWCGFGAVYDKYCERMLFFERMSAQHLNETGSAGIQTPTTPSPRSASKKLTSPFRCLSLKKIEEPDDETEHLQQPENDPYQDIETSYVAQICLSWEALHCQYTQLNQLITCQPDNPNCYNHSAQQFQQFQVLLQRFIENEPFEEGHRAEIYARTQRHLPKLLRVPDIQSPVKKGTEEEESDYMVHAPDLIKIIETSILTFQLFTKMDKKKTSSVLNLFGNQNQAATPLQQIQSSLEKKWMKLKELRNKRKGWKKKSWPQSQEDVQLLFSLIDAKVLSRVLRMVRISKEQLFWCEEKMKKLDLVDGKLWRDPSPTLFPC; this is encoded by the exons ATGGATTTCTTCAAAGTTAAAAAGTTTCGAAAAGCCCACAAACCAGAACCAGAAAATGTTTCAGAGGACAACCCTGTGCCACAGCCGGAGGAACCTAGGAAGGAGAGTGGTGATGATTTTGGTAAGTCAGCTAATGCTGATTCTATAGCTGAGGCcgaggatgatgatgatgatttcaTAACAGAGGAGGTCAAGCGGAGGTTAAAAGAATTGAGAAGGAATAGTTTTATGGTGTTGATTCCGGAAGAAGAGTCATTCCCGgaagaggatgaagaagaagagcatgGTGAGACAAGCTCTAACGAGTGGAGGGATGTAGAAGCAGAAGGCCGGCAATGGTGGTGTGGCTTTGGTGCTGTATATGACAAGTACTGCGAGAGAATGTTGTTCTTTGAACGGATGAGTGCGCAGCATCTTAATGAAACTG GTTCTGCAGGTATCCAAACCCCTACAACTCCATCACCAAGATCTGCATCTAAGAAGCTTACCTCCCCTTTTCGCTGCCTTTCTTTGAAGAAGATTGAAGAACCTGATGATGAGACTGAGCATCTTCAGCAGCCAGAGAATGATCCTTATCAGGATATTGAGACATCATATGTAGCTCAAATTTGCTTGTCTTGGGAGGCACTGCACTGTCAGTACACTCAACTGAACCAGCTAATCACATGCCAACCTGACAATCCTAACTGTTATAACCACAGTGCTCAACAGTTTCAACAATTCCAGGTTTTATTACAAAGGTTTATTGAAAATGAACCTTTTGAGGAGGGCCACAGGGCTGAAATTTATGCTCGCACGCAGAGACATCTGCCTAAATTACTCCGGGTCCCTGATATACAAA GTCCAGTTAAAAAAGGGACAGAGGAAGAAGAATCAGATTATATGGTTCATGCCCCTGATCTCATCAAGATTATTGAAACCTCAATCCTCACTTTTCAGCTTTTCACGAAGATGgataagaaaaaaacaagCTCCGTTCTTAACTTGTTTGGGAATCAAAACCAGGCTGCCACCCCACTTCAGCAGATTCAGTCTTCTCTTGAGAAG AAATGGATGAAACTAAAGGAACTGCGGAACAAGAGGAAAGGCTGGAAGAAGAAATCCTGGCCACAATCACAAGAAGATGTTCAGCTTTTGTTTAGCCTCATCGATGCCAAAGTTTTGTCGAGGGTTCTTCGGATGGTGAGAATAAGCAAAGAGCAGCTGTTTTGGTGTGAGGAAAAGATGAAAAAACTAGATTTAGTAGACGGCAAGTTGTGGAGAGACCCCTCTCCCACCCTTTTCCCTTGTTAA
- the LOC117623357 gene encoding uncharacterized protein LOC117623357 isoform X2 yields MDFFKVKKFRKAHKPEPENVSEDNPVPQPEEPRKESGDDFGKSANADSIAEAEDDDDDFITEEVKRRLKELRRNSFMVLIPEEESFPEEDEEEEHGETSSNEWRDVEAEGRQWWCGFGAVYDKYCERMLFFERMSAQHLNETGIQTPTTPSPRSASKKLTSPFRCLSLKKIEEPDDETEHLQQPENDPYQDIETSYVAQICLSWEALHCQYTQLNQLITCQPDNPNCYNHSAQQFQQFQVLLQRFIENEPFEEGHRAEIYARTQRHLPKLLRVPDIQSPVKKGTEEEESDYMVHAPDLIKIIETSILTFQLFTKMDKKKTSSVLNLFGNQNQAATPLQQIQSSLEKKWMKLKELRNKRKGWKKKSWPQSQEDVQLLFSLIDAKVLSRVLRMVRISKEQLFWCEEKMKKLDLVDGKLWRDPSPTLFPC; encoded by the exons ATGGATTTCTTCAAAGTTAAAAAGTTTCGAAAAGCCCACAAACCAGAACCAGAAAATGTTTCAGAGGACAACCCTGTGCCACAGCCGGAGGAACCTAGGAAGGAGAGTGGTGATGATTTTGGTAAGTCAGCTAATGCTGATTCTATAGCTGAGGCcgaggatgatgatgatgatttcaTAACAGAGGAGGTCAAGCGGAGGTTAAAAGAATTGAGAAGGAATAGTTTTATGGTGTTGATTCCGGAAGAAGAGTCATTCCCGgaagaggatgaagaagaagagcatgGTGAGACAAGCTCTAACGAGTGGAGGGATGTAGAAGCAGAAGGCCGGCAATGGTGGTGTGGCTTTGGTGCTGTATATGACAAGTACTGCGAGAGAATGTTGTTCTTTGAACGGATGAGTGCGCAGCATCTTAATGAAACTG GTATCCAAACCCCTACAACTCCATCACCAAGATCTGCATCTAAGAAGCTTACCTCCCCTTTTCGCTGCCTTTCTTTGAAGAAGATTGAAGAACCTGATGATGAGACTGAGCATCTTCAGCAGCCAGAGAATGATCCTTATCAGGATATTGAGACATCATATGTAGCTCAAATTTGCTTGTCTTGGGAGGCACTGCACTGTCAGTACACTCAACTGAACCAGCTAATCACATGCCAACCTGACAATCCTAACTGTTATAACCACAGTGCTCAACAGTTTCAACAATTCCAGGTTTTATTACAAAGGTTTATTGAAAATGAACCTTTTGAGGAGGGCCACAGGGCTGAAATTTATGCTCGCACGCAGAGACATCTGCCTAAATTACTCCGGGTCCCTGATATACAAA GTCCAGTTAAAAAAGGGACAGAGGAAGAAGAATCAGATTATATGGTTCATGCCCCTGATCTCATCAAGATTATTGAAACCTCAATCCTCACTTTTCAGCTTTTCACGAAGATGgataagaaaaaaacaagCTCCGTTCTTAACTTGTTTGGGAATCAAAACCAGGCTGCCACCCCACTTCAGCAGATTCAGTCTTCTCTTGAGAAG AAATGGATGAAACTAAAGGAACTGCGGAACAAGAGGAAAGGCTGGAAGAAGAAATCCTGGCCACAATCACAAGAAGATGTTCAGCTTTTGTTTAGCCTCATCGATGCCAAAGTTTTGTCGAGGGTTCTTCGGATGGTGAGAATAAGCAAAGAGCAGCTGTTTTGGTGTGAGGAAAAGATGAAAAAACTAGATTTAGTAGACGGCAAGTTGTGGAGAGACCCCTCTCCCACCCTTTTCCCTTGTTAA